The following are from one region of the Mangifera indica cultivar Alphonso chromosome 14, CATAS_Mindica_2.1, whole genome shotgun sequence genome:
- the LOC123195947 gene encoding auxin response factor 6-like isoform X2, which translates to MRLSTSGFNQQTQEGEKKCLNSELWHACAGPLVSLPPVGSRVVYFPQGHSEQVAASTNKVVDAHIPNYPNLPPQLICQLHNVTMHADVETDEVYAQMTLQPLSPQEQKDVYLLPAELGTPSKQPTNYFCKTLTASDTSTHGGFSVPRRAAEKVFPPLDYSQTPPARELIARDLHDNEWKFRHIFRGQPKRHLLTTGWSVFVSAKRLVAGDSVLFIWNEKNQLLLGIRRANRPQTVMPSSVLSSDSMHIGLLAAAAHAAATNSRFTIFYNPRASPSEFVIPLAKYVKAVYHTRVSVGMRFRMLFETEESSVRRYMGTITGIGDLDPVRWPNSYWRSVKVGWDESTAGERQPRVSLWEIEPLTTFPMYASPFPLRLKRPWPSGLPSFHGLKDGDMSMNSPLMWLQGGFGDQGIQSLNFQGFGVSPWMQPRLDASMPGLQPDVYQAMAAAALQEIRTVDSSKLASQSFLQFQQPQSLSNGAALIQRQMLQPSHSQNAFLQNFQENQVSAQALLLQQQLQRQQSYNDQRQQQQQVQQPQQLHQFSVQQQIPNVISTLPHLASTSQSQPSTLQAISPQSRQPNFSDSLGNPITTSDVSSMHNILGSLSQGRESHLLNSNASNPVISSSPMLSKQVTTDPNLPSGVAHSILPQVEQLGAQQSNVSELTNLLPPFPGREYSSYHGSGDPQNNQLFGVSIDSSSLMAQHGLPNLKNIGSENESLSLPFATSNFTSAVGTDFPLNSDMTTSSCVDESGFMQSSENVDQVNPPSRTFVKVHKLGSFGRSLDISKFSSYDELRGELARMFALEGQLEDPQRSGWQLVFVDRENDVLLLGDDPWQEFVNNVWYIKILSPLEVQQMGKDGLRSVTSIPGQRPSNNNCDDYMSKQELRSLSNGVASMGSLDY; encoded by the exons ATGAGACTCTCCACGTCGGGGTTTAATCAGCAGACTCAGGAAG GGGAGAAGAAATGTTTGAATTCTGAGCTTTGGCATGCTTGTGCGGGCCCTCTTGTATCTTTGCCTCCCGTGGGAAGCCGTGTTGTGTACTTTCCTCAGGGTCACAGCGAACAG GTTGCTGCTTCAACAAACAAGGTCGTAGATGCTCATATTCCTAATTACCCTAACTTACCCCCTCAGCTTATCTGTCAACTTCACAATGTCACTATGCAT GCAGATGTGGAGACAGATGAAGTATACGCACAGATGACCTTGCAACCACTGAGTCCG CAAGAGCAAAAAGATGTATACCTACTGCCTGCAGAGTTGGGTACACCCAGCAAGCAGCCAACTAACTATTTTTGCAAGACATTGACTGCAAGTGATACCAGCACACATGGGGGATTCTCTGTTCCTCGTCGAGCAGCTGAAAAAGTTTTTCCTCCCCTT gATTATTCACAAACTCCTCCAGCTCGAGAACTCATTGCAAGGGATCTTCATGATAATGAATGGAAATTCAGGCATATATTTCGAG GTCAGCCCAAGAGGCATCTTCTTACAACAGGATGGAGTGTTTTTGTTAGTGCAAAAAGGCTTGTTGCTGGTGACTCTGTCCTATTTATCTG gaatgaaaaaaatcaattgctTCTGGGTATCCGACGAGCAAATCGTCCTCAGACTGTCATGCCTTCTTCTGTTCTTTCAAGTGATAGCATGCACATTGGTCTTCTTGCTGCTGCAGCACACGCAGCTGCCACAAATAGCCGATTCACTATATTTTATAATCCAAG GGCAAGTCCTTCAGAATTTGTCATTCCCCTGGCTAAGTATGTTAAAGCAGTCTATCATACTCGGGTTTCTGTGGGCATGCGATTTAGGATGCTATTTGAGACTGAAGAGTCGAGTGTTCGTCG ATACATGGGTACAATTACTGGCATTGGTGATCTAGATCCTGTTCGCTGGCCAAACTCATATTGGCGCTCTGTTAAG GTTGGCTGGGATGAATCCACTGCAGGGGAGAGGCAGCCGAGAGTGTCCTTGTGGGAGATTGAACCATTAACAACATTCCCTATGTATGCATCCCCCTTCCCTTTGAGACTAAAGCGGCCATGGCCATCTGGACTGCCTTCCTTCCATG GTTTGAAAGACGGGGATATGAGCATGAATTCTCCGTTAATGTGGCTTCAAGGAGGGTTTGGTGATCAAGGAATCCAATCTTTGAACTTTCAGGGATTCGGTGTTTCACCCTGGATGCAGCCAAGGCTTGATGCTTCTATGCCAGGGCTACAACCTGATGTATACCAAGCAATGGCGGCTGCTGCACTTCAAGAAATCAGAACAGTGGATTCTTCCAAATTGGCCTCACAGTCTTTTCTGCAGTTCCAGCAACCTCAAAGTCTATCCAATGGGGCTGCTTTGATTCAAAGACAGATGTTACAGCCGTCCCATTCGCAAAATGCCTTTCTCCAGAATTTTCAGGAAAATCAGGTCTCTGCTCAGGCTCTGCTTCTGCAACAGCAGTTGCAGCGCCAGCAGTCCTATAATGATCAACgacagcagcagcagcaagtTCAACAACCCCAGCAACTACACCAATTTTCAGTTCAGCAGCAGATTCCAAATGTCATCTCTACTCTACCTCACCTTGCATCAACTAGTCAGTCTCAGCCTTCAACTCTGCAGGCCATTTCTCCACAGAGCCGGCAGCCAAACTTTTCTGATTCTCTGGGGAACCCAATAACAACATCTGATGTTTCCAGCATGCACAATATCTTAGGTTCATTATCACAGGGCAGAGAATCCCACTTGCTTAATTCGAATGCATCCAACCCTGTCATCTCTTCTTCCCCCATGCTTAGCAAGCAAGTCACAACTGATCCTAATCTTCCTTCTGGAGTTGCTCATAGCATACTGCCTCAGGTGGAACAATTGGGAGCACAACAGTCAAATGTTTCTGAACTTACTAATTTGTTGCCTCCATTTCCTGGTAGAGAGTATTCTTCATATCATGGTTCTGGCGATCCAcaaaacaatcaattatttgGGGTGTCCATTGATTCCTCATCTCTTATGGCACAGCACGGGCTGCCAAACCTGAAAAACATTGGCAGTGAAAATGAATCATTGTCGCTTCCATTTGCTACTTCCAATTTTACTAGTGCAGTGGGAACTGATTTTCCGCTGAATTCAGATATGACAACCTCAAGTTGTGTGGATGAATCAGGTTTTATGCAGTCTTCTGAGAATGTGGATCAAGTTAATCCACCATCTAGAACCTTTGTGAAG GTTCACAAGTTGGGGTCCTTTGGTCGGTCACTTGACATTTCCAAGTTTAGCAGCTATGATGAGCTGCGCGGTGAACTTGCTCGAATGTTTGCCCTTGAAGGCCAACTAGAGGACCCTCAGAGATCAGGCTGGCAGCTTGTATTTGTTGACCGGGAGAACGATGTTCTTCTCCTTGGTGATGACCCTTGGCA GGAGTTTGTAAACAATGTATGGTATATTAAGATACTATCTCCTCTGGAAGTGCAACAAATGGGAAAAGATGGTCTTCGTTCTGTGACTTCTATCCCAGGCCAAAGGCCCTCGAATAACAACTGTGACGACTACATGAGCAAACAGGAGCTGAGAAGCTTGAGCAATGGCGTTGCATCCATGGGATCTCTTGATTACTGA
- the LOC123195947 gene encoding auxin response factor 6-like isoform X1 — MRLSTSGFNQQTQEAGEKKCLNSELWHACAGPLVSLPPVGSRVVYFPQGHSEQVAASTNKVVDAHIPNYPNLPPQLICQLHNVTMHADVETDEVYAQMTLQPLSPQEQKDVYLLPAELGTPSKQPTNYFCKTLTASDTSTHGGFSVPRRAAEKVFPPLDYSQTPPARELIARDLHDNEWKFRHIFRGQPKRHLLTTGWSVFVSAKRLVAGDSVLFIWNEKNQLLLGIRRANRPQTVMPSSVLSSDSMHIGLLAAAAHAAATNSRFTIFYNPRASPSEFVIPLAKYVKAVYHTRVSVGMRFRMLFETEESSVRRYMGTITGIGDLDPVRWPNSYWRSVKVGWDESTAGERQPRVSLWEIEPLTTFPMYASPFPLRLKRPWPSGLPSFHGLKDGDMSMNSPLMWLQGGFGDQGIQSLNFQGFGVSPWMQPRLDASMPGLQPDVYQAMAAAALQEIRTVDSSKLASQSFLQFQQPQSLSNGAALIQRQMLQPSHSQNAFLQNFQENQVSAQALLLQQQLQRQQSYNDQRQQQQQVQQPQQLHQFSVQQQIPNVISTLPHLASTSQSQPSTLQAISPQSRQPNFSDSLGNPITTSDVSSMHNILGSLSQGRESHLLNSNASNPVISSSPMLSKQVTTDPNLPSGVAHSILPQVEQLGAQQSNVSELTNLLPPFPGREYSSYHGSGDPQNNQLFGVSIDSSSLMAQHGLPNLKNIGSENESLSLPFATSNFTSAVGTDFPLNSDMTTSSCVDESGFMQSSENVDQVNPPSRTFVKVHKLGSFGRSLDISKFSSYDELRGELARMFALEGQLEDPQRSGWQLVFVDRENDVLLLGDDPWQEFVNNVWYIKILSPLEVQQMGKDGLRSVTSIPGQRPSNNNCDDYMSKQELRSLSNGVASMGSLDY; from the exons ATGAGACTCTCCACGTCGGGGTTTAATCAGCAGACTCAGGAAG caGGGGAGAAGAAATGTTTGAATTCTGAGCTTTGGCATGCTTGTGCGGGCCCTCTTGTATCTTTGCCTCCCGTGGGAAGCCGTGTTGTGTACTTTCCTCAGGGTCACAGCGAACAG GTTGCTGCTTCAACAAACAAGGTCGTAGATGCTCATATTCCTAATTACCCTAACTTACCCCCTCAGCTTATCTGTCAACTTCACAATGTCACTATGCAT GCAGATGTGGAGACAGATGAAGTATACGCACAGATGACCTTGCAACCACTGAGTCCG CAAGAGCAAAAAGATGTATACCTACTGCCTGCAGAGTTGGGTACACCCAGCAAGCAGCCAACTAACTATTTTTGCAAGACATTGACTGCAAGTGATACCAGCACACATGGGGGATTCTCTGTTCCTCGTCGAGCAGCTGAAAAAGTTTTTCCTCCCCTT gATTATTCACAAACTCCTCCAGCTCGAGAACTCATTGCAAGGGATCTTCATGATAATGAATGGAAATTCAGGCATATATTTCGAG GTCAGCCCAAGAGGCATCTTCTTACAACAGGATGGAGTGTTTTTGTTAGTGCAAAAAGGCTTGTTGCTGGTGACTCTGTCCTATTTATCTG gaatgaaaaaaatcaattgctTCTGGGTATCCGACGAGCAAATCGTCCTCAGACTGTCATGCCTTCTTCTGTTCTTTCAAGTGATAGCATGCACATTGGTCTTCTTGCTGCTGCAGCACACGCAGCTGCCACAAATAGCCGATTCACTATATTTTATAATCCAAG GGCAAGTCCTTCAGAATTTGTCATTCCCCTGGCTAAGTATGTTAAAGCAGTCTATCATACTCGGGTTTCTGTGGGCATGCGATTTAGGATGCTATTTGAGACTGAAGAGTCGAGTGTTCGTCG ATACATGGGTACAATTACTGGCATTGGTGATCTAGATCCTGTTCGCTGGCCAAACTCATATTGGCGCTCTGTTAAG GTTGGCTGGGATGAATCCACTGCAGGGGAGAGGCAGCCGAGAGTGTCCTTGTGGGAGATTGAACCATTAACAACATTCCCTATGTATGCATCCCCCTTCCCTTTGAGACTAAAGCGGCCATGGCCATCTGGACTGCCTTCCTTCCATG GTTTGAAAGACGGGGATATGAGCATGAATTCTCCGTTAATGTGGCTTCAAGGAGGGTTTGGTGATCAAGGAATCCAATCTTTGAACTTTCAGGGATTCGGTGTTTCACCCTGGATGCAGCCAAGGCTTGATGCTTCTATGCCAGGGCTACAACCTGATGTATACCAAGCAATGGCGGCTGCTGCACTTCAAGAAATCAGAACAGTGGATTCTTCCAAATTGGCCTCACAGTCTTTTCTGCAGTTCCAGCAACCTCAAAGTCTATCCAATGGGGCTGCTTTGATTCAAAGACAGATGTTACAGCCGTCCCATTCGCAAAATGCCTTTCTCCAGAATTTTCAGGAAAATCAGGTCTCTGCTCAGGCTCTGCTTCTGCAACAGCAGTTGCAGCGCCAGCAGTCCTATAATGATCAACgacagcagcagcagcaagtTCAACAACCCCAGCAACTACACCAATTTTCAGTTCAGCAGCAGATTCCAAATGTCATCTCTACTCTACCTCACCTTGCATCAACTAGTCAGTCTCAGCCTTCAACTCTGCAGGCCATTTCTCCACAGAGCCGGCAGCCAAACTTTTCTGATTCTCTGGGGAACCCAATAACAACATCTGATGTTTCCAGCATGCACAATATCTTAGGTTCATTATCACAGGGCAGAGAATCCCACTTGCTTAATTCGAATGCATCCAACCCTGTCATCTCTTCTTCCCCCATGCTTAGCAAGCAAGTCACAACTGATCCTAATCTTCCTTCTGGAGTTGCTCATAGCATACTGCCTCAGGTGGAACAATTGGGAGCACAACAGTCAAATGTTTCTGAACTTACTAATTTGTTGCCTCCATTTCCTGGTAGAGAGTATTCTTCATATCATGGTTCTGGCGATCCAcaaaacaatcaattatttgGGGTGTCCATTGATTCCTCATCTCTTATGGCACAGCACGGGCTGCCAAACCTGAAAAACATTGGCAGTGAAAATGAATCATTGTCGCTTCCATTTGCTACTTCCAATTTTACTAGTGCAGTGGGAACTGATTTTCCGCTGAATTCAGATATGACAACCTCAAGTTGTGTGGATGAATCAGGTTTTATGCAGTCTTCTGAGAATGTGGATCAAGTTAATCCACCATCTAGAACCTTTGTGAAG GTTCACAAGTTGGGGTCCTTTGGTCGGTCACTTGACATTTCCAAGTTTAGCAGCTATGATGAGCTGCGCGGTGAACTTGCTCGAATGTTTGCCCTTGAAGGCCAACTAGAGGACCCTCAGAGATCAGGCTGGCAGCTTGTATTTGTTGACCGGGAGAACGATGTTCTTCTCCTTGGTGATGACCCTTGGCA GGAGTTTGTAAACAATGTATGGTATATTAAGATACTATCTCCTCTGGAAGTGCAACAAATGGGAAAAGATGGTCTTCGTTCTGTGACTTCTATCCCAGGCCAAAGGCCCTCGAATAACAACTGTGACGACTACATGAGCAAACAGGAGCTGAGAAGCTTGAGCAATGGCGTTGCATCCATGGGATCTCTTGATTACTGA
- the LOC123195947 gene encoding auxin response factor 6-like isoform X3, whose product MHADVETDEVYAQMTLQPLSPQEQKDVYLLPAELGTPSKQPTNYFCKTLTASDTSTHGGFSVPRRAAEKVFPPLDYSQTPPARELIARDLHDNEWKFRHIFRGQPKRHLLTTGWSVFVSAKRLVAGDSVLFIWNEKNQLLLGIRRANRPQTVMPSSVLSSDSMHIGLLAAAAHAAATNSRFTIFYNPRASPSEFVIPLAKYVKAVYHTRVSVGMRFRMLFETEESSVRRYMGTITGIGDLDPVRWPNSYWRSVKVGWDESTAGERQPRVSLWEIEPLTTFPMYASPFPLRLKRPWPSGLPSFHGLKDGDMSMNSPLMWLQGGFGDQGIQSLNFQGFGVSPWMQPRLDASMPGLQPDVYQAMAAAALQEIRTVDSSKLASQSFLQFQQPQSLSNGAALIQRQMLQPSHSQNAFLQNFQENQVSAQALLLQQQLQRQQSYNDQRQQQQQVQQPQQLHQFSVQQQIPNVISTLPHLASTSQSQPSTLQAISPQSRQPNFSDSLGNPITTSDVSSMHNILGSLSQGRESHLLNSNASNPVISSSPMLSKQVTTDPNLPSGVAHSILPQVEQLGAQQSNVSELTNLLPPFPGREYSSYHGSGDPQNNQLFGVSIDSSSLMAQHGLPNLKNIGSENESLSLPFATSNFTSAVGTDFPLNSDMTTSSCVDESGFMQSSENVDQVNPPSRTFVKVHKLGSFGRSLDISKFSSYDELRGELARMFALEGQLEDPQRSGWQLVFVDRENDVLLLGDDPWQEFVNNVWYIKILSPLEVQQMGKDGLRSVTSIPGQRPSNNNCDDYMSKQELRSLSNGVASMGSLDY is encoded by the exons ATGCAT GCAGATGTGGAGACAGATGAAGTATACGCACAGATGACCTTGCAACCACTGAGTCCG CAAGAGCAAAAAGATGTATACCTACTGCCTGCAGAGTTGGGTACACCCAGCAAGCAGCCAACTAACTATTTTTGCAAGACATTGACTGCAAGTGATACCAGCACACATGGGGGATTCTCTGTTCCTCGTCGAGCAGCTGAAAAAGTTTTTCCTCCCCTT gATTATTCACAAACTCCTCCAGCTCGAGAACTCATTGCAAGGGATCTTCATGATAATGAATGGAAATTCAGGCATATATTTCGAG GTCAGCCCAAGAGGCATCTTCTTACAACAGGATGGAGTGTTTTTGTTAGTGCAAAAAGGCTTGTTGCTGGTGACTCTGTCCTATTTATCTG gaatgaaaaaaatcaattgctTCTGGGTATCCGACGAGCAAATCGTCCTCAGACTGTCATGCCTTCTTCTGTTCTTTCAAGTGATAGCATGCACATTGGTCTTCTTGCTGCTGCAGCACACGCAGCTGCCACAAATAGCCGATTCACTATATTTTATAATCCAAG GGCAAGTCCTTCAGAATTTGTCATTCCCCTGGCTAAGTATGTTAAAGCAGTCTATCATACTCGGGTTTCTGTGGGCATGCGATTTAGGATGCTATTTGAGACTGAAGAGTCGAGTGTTCGTCG ATACATGGGTACAATTACTGGCATTGGTGATCTAGATCCTGTTCGCTGGCCAAACTCATATTGGCGCTCTGTTAAG GTTGGCTGGGATGAATCCACTGCAGGGGAGAGGCAGCCGAGAGTGTCCTTGTGGGAGATTGAACCATTAACAACATTCCCTATGTATGCATCCCCCTTCCCTTTGAGACTAAAGCGGCCATGGCCATCTGGACTGCCTTCCTTCCATG GTTTGAAAGACGGGGATATGAGCATGAATTCTCCGTTAATGTGGCTTCAAGGAGGGTTTGGTGATCAAGGAATCCAATCTTTGAACTTTCAGGGATTCGGTGTTTCACCCTGGATGCAGCCAAGGCTTGATGCTTCTATGCCAGGGCTACAACCTGATGTATACCAAGCAATGGCGGCTGCTGCACTTCAAGAAATCAGAACAGTGGATTCTTCCAAATTGGCCTCACAGTCTTTTCTGCAGTTCCAGCAACCTCAAAGTCTATCCAATGGGGCTGCTTTGATTCAAAGACAGATGTTACAGCCGTCCCATTCGCAAAATGCCTTTCTCCAGAATTTTCAGGAAAATCAGGTCTCTGCTCAGGCTCTGCTTCTGCAACAGCAGTTGCAGCGCCAGCAGTCCTATAATGATCAACgacagcagcagcagcaagtTCAACAACCCCAGCAACTACACCAATTTTCAGTTCAGCAGCAGATTCCAAATGTCATCTCTACTCTACCTCACCTTGCATCAACTAGTCAGTCTCAGCCTTCAACTCTGCAGGCCATTTCTCCACAGAGCCGGCAGCCAAACTTTTCTGATTCTCTGGGGAACCCAATAACAACATCTGATGTTTCCAGCATGCACAATATCTTAGGTTCATTATCACAGGGCAGAGAATCCCACTTGCTTAATTCGAATGCATCCAACCCTGTCATCTCTTCTTCCCCCATGCTTAGCAAGCAAGTCACAACTGATCCTAATCTTCCTTCTGGAGTTGCTCATAGCATACTGCCTCAGGTGGAACAATTGGGAGCACAACAGTCAAATGTTTCTGAACTTACTAATTTGTTGCCTCCATTTCCTGGTAGAGAGTATTCTTCATATCATGGTTCTGGCGATCCAcaaaacaatcaattatttgGGGTGTCCATTGATTCCTCATCTCTTATGGCACAGCACGGGCTGCCAAACCTGAAAAACATTGGCAGTGAAAATGAATCATTGTCGCTTCCATTTGCTACTTCCAATTTTACTAGTGCAGTGGGAACTGATTTTCCGCTGAATTCAGATATGACAACCTCAAGTTGTGTGGATGAATCAGGTTTTATGCAGTCTTCTGAGAATGTGGATCAAGTTAATCCACCATCTAGAACCTTTGTGAAG GTTCACAAGTTGGGGTCCTTTGGTCGGTCACTTGACATTTCCAAGTTTAGCAGCTATGATGAGCTGCGCGGTGAACTTGCTCGAATGTTTGCCCTTGAAGGCCAACTAGAGGACCCTCAGAGATCAGGCTGGCAGCTTGTATTTGTTGACCGGGAGAACGATGTTCTTCTCCTTGGTGATGACCCTTGGCA GGAGTTTGTAAACAATGTATGGTATATTAAGATACTATCTCCTCTGGAAGTGCAACAAATGGGAAAAGATGGTCTTCGTTCTGTGACTTCTATCCCAGGCCAAAGGCCCTCGAATAACAACTGTGACGACTACATGAGCAAACAGGAGCTGAGAAGCTTGAGCAATGGCGTTGCATCCATGGGATCTCTTGATTACTGA
- the LOC123195948 gene encoding protein ROOT PRIMORDIUM DEFECTIVE 1: MGSNLKMLESILKHPTTLSFIRLKTTSAQYVSSRFRDPTFEKFMDKYKNLLKVISIQDLILANPTNKSHPPSVSLDFLNRLSARLQLSRGATAFLRKYPHIFQIFYDPNKSQPFVKLTEAAFALSRQEAEAINASSPLVVEKLVRLLLMSTSKSLPLRAVFKVWRELGLPDDFEGSVIARNSKIFKLCDGNEPNTHLLKLFDEMRHRDFTASVDNWRVMECCREDCEVDRTELQHSFKQGFPSGMRLSKNFKAKVKEWQRLPYLGPYEAMGEHKKTKAGIKRSEKRAVAIVHEFLSLTVEKMVEVEKISHFRKWFGIDLNIRDLFLDHPGIFYLSTKGQKHTVFLREAYERGRLIETNAVYDVRRKLLDLVILGRQGLITASGGNCTSGESESGEGDSE; this comes from the coding sequence ATGGGAAGCAACTTGAAGATGCTCGAATCCATCTTGAAACACCCGACAACACTATCATTCATCCGATTAAAAACAACCTCAGCCCAGTACGTATCGTCAAGATTCAGAGATCCCACATTCGAAAAGTTCATGGACAAGTACAAGAACCTCCTCAAAGTCATTTCCATTCAAGATCTCATTCTTGCCAACCCAACCAACAAAAGCCACCCTCCTTCAGTCTCCCTTGATTTTCTCAACAGACTCTCAGCAAGGCTCCAACTCAGCCGCGGCGCCACCGCTTTCTTACGCAAGTATCCCCACATTTTTCAAATCTTCTATGATCCCAATAAGTCCCAGCCCTTTGTTAAGCTAACCGAAGCCGCCTTTGCATTATCCCGCCAAGAAGCTGAAGCCATCAACGCTTCTTCGCCGCTAGTCGTCGAGAAGTTAGTTAGGTTGTTATTGATGTCCACTTCGAAATCTTTGCCTCTTCGCGCTGTTTTTAAGGTCTGGAGGGAACTTGGGCTGCCTGATGATTTTGAGGGCTCGGTGATTGCACGaaactcaaaaattttcaaactttgcgACGGTAATGAACCAAATACTCATTTGTTGAAACTGTTCGATGAAATGCGTCATAGAGATTTCACTGCATCAGTTGATAATTGGAGGGTGATGGAATGTTGCAGAGAGGATTGTGAAGTTGATAGAACGGAGTTACAGCACAGTTTTAAACAAGGCTTTCCCTCCGGAATGAGATTGAGTAAAAATTTCAAGGCTAAGGTAAAGGAATGGCAGAGGTTGCCGTACCTGGGGCCGTACGAGGCAATGGGAGAGCATAAGAAAACGAAGGCTGGGATTAAGAGGTCGGAGAAACGGGCCGTCGCCATTGTACATGAATTTTTAAGCTTAACAGTGGAGAAGATGGTTGAAGTAGAGAAGATTAGTCATTTCAGGAAATGGTTTGGGATTGATTTGAATATCAGAGATTTGTTCTTGGATCACCCGGGTATATTTTACTTGTCCACCAAAGGGCAGAAACATACTGTTTTTCTGAGGGAAGCATACGAGAGGGGGCGGTTGATTGAGACAAATGCAGTGTATGATGTCAGGAGAAAGCTTCTTGATCTTGTTATTCTGGGTCGTCAAGGTTTGATTACTGCTAGTGGGGGAAATTGTACGAGTGGAGAGTCTGAATCAGGAGAAGGAGACAGTGAATGA